The Nicotiana tabacum cultivar K326 chromosome 1, ASM71507v2, whole genome shotgun sequence genome segment TATGTGAAGGGTTCGGAGTATGAGGGTCAGAACACTTAATCTTTTATGTGAATTTGGGTATAAATTCTTTaggttttttaaaataaaatttatatatttgcaAACTACATCATGAAAAGTACTACAAGTCAACATAGGTAATGATTCAAAACAAAAGTCCGAGAAAAtcttaatcaaagaaaatttgtttgaCTCCCAAAGAGTAACACTTTCATATAAAATGGGACAGAAACTTTATAAATGTCATAAAGCACATGTATGAATGAGCAGTCATTAGTGTGTGAATAGTAATAGAAGATACAAAAAAGTTTTTCATGTGGGTCTACAACAGGGATCATTATTGAACCTCTACGTGTTTACCTTATTTATGGATGTGGTAACTAACACAATACAATATGAGGTCCCATGGTATATGCTATTTGCCGAGAGTATTCTGTTAATTGACAAAATCGGCATGGGAGTCAACTAAAAACATGAACTATGGAGAAACACTTTAGAGATTAAAGGTTTTAGGATAAGTAGAAATAAGATTGAATACGTGCATCGTAGGTTTAGTCAGCATAGCGAAACTGAGGTGAGACTAAACGAGATCGCAGGCCAAAATACAAATACGTTAGATATATATATGATCGTTGTTTCAAGATAATGGAATGATAGATGAAGATGTTACTCGTAGAATTAAAACCGATAGTTGAAATGGAGAAGTGCTACTATTGGGGTGTTATGTGATAGGAGGATACCTACCAAAGTAAAAGGCAAGTTGTACAAAAAAATTATAGGACCAGCAATATGGTAGTGAATGTTGGGCCACTAAATCTAACATGTTTCACGAGATGAATGTTATAGAGATGCGGATGCTAAAATGGATATGTGGTCATACAAAATTAGATAAGATAAAGTGACCACATTCGCCAGAAAGTGAAAGTAACACGGATTGAAGATAAAATGAGAGAAGGCTGCTAGGTAGTTTGGTCATGTCCTGCATCGGCCTGCATCGGCCTAACAATAATTGCATCGGTCCGTAGGTGTGAAGCTATGGCGAGTGAAGATGTTAAAAAAGAACAAggtagacctaaaatcacatgTAAGGAAGTTGTCCTGAAATACCTATAATTTCTTGGAATCAATACAGAGTAGTTAAAAGATAAGGCATAATGGAAGAAAAAGATCCATATATGTAATATCTACTAGTTGAGAATATGTTTAGTCTTGTTAGTACGTTGATTTTGAACCTATTGGTTTTCTCTAGCAGTATTTTGAcctttttagaaatttattatttaaactattatttatatatatttaacttattttTTACTCTTATTTTTATTTGGTATGTTGATGACATGGGTTGAGCTTTAATGGAGAGATATGGTTAGTGAGGATGCATGTAGCCGATtccaacttgtttgggattgaggcctagttgttgttgtaaggTTTCGTGTGCTTGGTAGATCTGACAAGACAGACAATGGTTTACATGCGTAGGCAGAGTTTTTGGGTGGATAAGTGTTAGGGTATCCACCAAAAAGTTGTTCCATTGATATGTGACTTACTCTGATCTTTCTTCCTTGTAGATGGAACCCACATTCTGGAGCCTGTGGGTCTTGAAGAGCACTTAAGACCAGGAATTTCTACTCCAAAACAATCTGTAGCAAATCCTGGTACCACTATGCTTGAAGAGGGTAGTGGCAGTTGCAGAATATCTAATTCAgatgaaagaagagaaaagaatgATTCAAGCTTGGATGGTGAGAACTCTTGTTAAATTAAAATGGGAAACATTCCAATATTacttataaattaaaaaaattgaacaTTCTAATATCCTGTAACAAGAGTCATAGAGATTCACGGGGATCCTGTTGGGGCTCTTGCAGGAAAAAGAACGGTCGTGCTTTCTGATCCTCAAGCTCTTAGATACAGTGGGAAAAGGATAACCCATGAAATCCAGCCTTTTGAGCATAAAGTAAGTGCTGATATAGTAAATAGTGATGCTTCTAGCAAGGAAGTTATTGGTGCCCAATTCTCTGAAGGAGGAGGTCATCAAGAAGCGTCGGAGGATTTACGACCAACGTCATCAAGGTTTATTATACTGGCCCTGGTTCAATTCTTTAGTCGTACTAGGAAGTTGGGTCTTATGCTGCTTTTGAATATCTCCTTGTTGGAAGTTTGTTTTGGCTATATTTCAAGTAGAACCAAGTCTTGATATTCTGGATTTTCCAGGTTGGATCTTCCAAAGATTAGGCTAAGAAGTTTGTCCCCAGCTGATGATTCTAGTGGTGGAAACAAAAGATCAGCAGATAGAAGTGAGTTTTACTCTAGAAGTTGGTGCGTCAAAGGAAGGGATCCTCTAACTAGTGATGATAAGGACGGTGTTTTAGATGCTGCAAAGATGAAAAGCAAACTCATAGATGGAGAAGGTAATATCAAACTAGTTTTATAGGAATGGGTTAACCTTAAGTATTGCACAGCCTTGCATTACTAATCCTGACAAAGTAACTTCTGCCTTATAGGTTCAAAAAATACCACTGAAAGACTAGCAGCAGATTGTATTTCTGATTTGGCAACATCTGCTGTTCGATGTGGAGAAAATCAAAGGTTGAATAGTGACATTGAATTGCATATGCATAGTGATGAGCATCGGTCAAACATGCTGTTTAGAGACATCGGAAGGGAGACTCTTGGATGTAAATCCTACTTGGCTGGTTATGGAAGCTCTTCATCACTATTACTCAAAAATGATTCTCTTAATAAAGATAGCTGTCATAGTGGACTGCTTCTAAGTAGCTCAGTACTGTCATCTTACAAGTATCAGAACGCTGAAGTTCTGTCTTATAGCTCAGTTTTGGACGACACGAGTTATAAGAGGACCCAGCTTATGCTCGGAAATCATCATTATCCACACCTGAATCACTCTGTGGATAGGTGGCCTTCTTATCTTACTTCTTCTTCAAACCTAGGTCCGGTTGGTGATCAGAAGCTTTTAGACCATAGTCGAGAATATTGTTCCTCTAGGTCAATCTCAAACAAGTCTTCAGCACTTCCTGGTTCTGTAACTGAACCTTTCTCTTGGACTGATTTATCAAGGGACATGGAACACTCACGTGATTATAAGACCAAGGTGTATTTTGATGACTGGAAGCCTTCTGTGCCTTTTCAACCATCAACCTTTCTTAGTCAAATTATTCCCACTCCAGAAAGTCTGTATGATCCGATTCGTGATAGCATTGAGCAAACCAGCGCAGCAGAGAAAGATTTGACTGCTGATGAAAGAGAAACAGCTGATAGAGCTACAGCTCATCAAGAAAACGTGAATACctcttcaaaagaagaaaagcacccaAGATCAGTTAACCCCAGAGGCCAAAAAAGGACACAATCAAAATTAGAGGGGCCCAGACACAACTATGAAATTGATAATGACTTTAGGAGAGATGGATCTGTGAACTATGAATCAGGAGTTTTGAAGCATTTTCGTGCTGCTCTTGTGGAATTCGTCAAAGAATTGCTGAAGCCAACTTGGCATGAAGGTCTCTTGATTAGGGATGCATATAAGATGATTGTTAAGAAATCAGTAGATAAGGTCATTAACTCTTTGCAACCTGATCAAATTCCTGATACGACTGAATCCATTAAGCAGTATCTCTCTGTTTCTAAGCCAAAAGTAGCTAAGCTCATTGAGGTGAGTCAACACTTTGGAACAGTACTCGCTGACTGTGGCTGAGTCTTTCTTCCCTGAACTTGACAATTGATTAATTTGTGATTGCAGGGGTATGTGGAGAAATATGGAAAATCTTGAGATGAATTTTGCTCTACGTGCTGCCATCAGTCAGGAATTGGTGAAACACGTCATTGTGGGACAACTTTTGTTTCTACTAAGGGGCTAGAATCAAAATGTTAATTTTGCGTATGGATTTCCTCTTATAAGATAAGACCTTTTTTGCTGCCTTTATGGCTCGAAAGTGTTTGGAATCATCTATGTTTACTTGGTAATAGTTTGATTCAATCTTGGTAGGGAAATAATATTTGCTAATGTGTCATCATCTTCGCTGGAGTCAACTACTAGATTACTGCTCCTGTCATACTTATCTCTGTGCTTTTTCCTCATTGGATGCTTTGGCATTGAGAAGGAAGGATGTATTTAGATGCAATAGGCCGTGGAGGAGACCACTGATAATCCAGGAATCTTCAATCTGACGTCAACAGCTAGTCTCACAATCTGGCACTCACGTCATGACATTGTCATTGTATACTCCCGCAAGTCGGAAGGCGGTGGGAAAACGAGGAGGACACGGCGTGAGATCTATTAGCAGCCAATTCTCCATACAAATAGAGGCATCTATAAGAAAGATACTTTGATGGCTTTGGCGTGAAGGTCTCATTAGCTCGTATAAGGCTCCGGGTCTGAACCGTAGTTTGTGCTCTTTGCACTTTTAAAAGTTAGGAAACTAAAACATCTTAATAGTTGACGGAAGGTAATAAAGATGAGTAGGAGCAGATTGTGCCtttgaagaaaaacaaacacGACGGTTCCTTAGTTGTCAACTTCTTTCTCCGTGGTTACATGAAGTAGATTGGGAGGTCTTTCATCCCTTGTCTTTGGATAGGGGAATATGTCCTCATAAAATCTTTCTCCATTCAACTTAGCTGGTTAGATATTGACTAGTGcaagtaatacatgaaataaactAGCAACCATAGTTCGTGACAAAGTATTGGATAGCAAGCAAGGATACTTTTGTTTGCTTCTTCTCCACTAAGCATGGGAGTTTATGGATAACTATAGATCAGTGGTTACCTAGTGACCTTTAATTTGATCCCCTTGAGTAAGAGACATCCACCTCATCGGGGGAGAGGTTCACTATGATGGACGGTTCTTGACTGGGGAACGGAGGTTTAGGTTTGAGCAGCTTTTTGTTCATTCAATCCTTAGATAAGGGTGTAATGGTAAATTGTGCTAGACATTTCTTGTACTTTGAAAAATAAAGTATTCCATGTGAGGAACAACTAAACTACTAGATTTGTTGTGCATATGACCTTTTCAATGGCCATAGTAACCAATTTTAACAGATAGGATATCTTAAGAGCTTGAAGTACTGCATGGGAGATTGAGGCAAAAATACGCAaagtgatttcttcctttctgccTAAATCTAGGTGGACAAAATTACTTGGCATCCTCGTTGATGGGAGTGTGTGCAAGTTGGCTCGAACACCAtcacaaatttttaaaaatacttttgtaaCAGGTAAAAAAGAGGTCATGTGGAATTTGGTTGTTATAGTTACACTATTTCTCTATGTTGATAGAACTGTAATGTTGATAGAACTGTGGATTTTATATTGACATGCTGACCTTTTGAGTGGTTACTCTGCCAAGAACAGTGCAATAGTATGGTCAGATGCAATGGCATTCTCTGgtatcccaccttatctcgcgtaccaaacgacccctaagagaTAATTGGAGATTTTGGCTTGAAACAACAGGAGTTTTCTTGAGCCTTTGCTTTTATAACATGGCAATGACATGGTTTGCAGTAGAACTAGTTACTGAGCATCGTATGACATGTAACCATGTGCAAACGACATTACAAGCGACATTAACTGTTCTTTTGGCTTGAAAGCAAAGGTCAATAGCGCAATAAAGGGCCTAGATGATGCATTGCAACTTCTTAGTTAATCTAAGTTGGTGTGGCTTTTGGCTAACTCATCTTATTTTAGTTGGCTCTTGATTTGTGGAACTTAAAAATCCTCCTGATTTCTGTATTTATTGCAGTTATGCCCATTAGGTTTCATAAAGCATGACAAACGTTGTGAAATTCAAAGATTTTATAATGAATCTTAGCCATAAACACTAAATTCTTCTAAAGAACTTGTATTGCTTTGTTGCTCATTCTATGCTTCTGTTAGTTTTAATGTGTAGAATTGCAGAAGAATAAAATTTCCATTTATATTATTGGATTGGACATAGTTCCCCAGAGGCAGTGTTTGAGGAAGCAGTAGATCCTAAGCCACAATAGGCGATGAAGGAGCAACGGACACTGCTGAGGCATCATATTTTGAAGGGATCACCGGAGATTGATAGAGTAAGTTACTTAAGTCAGCTACCTAAGAAGGTAATGAGTAGGGAATCCTATCAAAATTGTCGAACTCACTCTTATCATATGAAAAGGGAATTTCATAGTATTACAATACTTTATCTGGCTCAGACAGAAATAGGATTCAGTGGCTATGTGCATATACTTTGGAAGAGTAAGACATCTCTCAAAGGGTCCTGCTTTGGATGGATAGCAAATTCATAAGCTCGTCTGATGCAGAAACAACTTTCGGAAAGATCTTCAGCAGATGTATATGTATAGGAATGTTACTGTTGATACTAATCGTTTATTTCTGCATTGTGCAGATTCTGTCAGACAGCCCGCGTATGTATTTATCTCACTCTTTAGTCTTACATAGGATCATTTTTAGAACTGTCGGCAAAGTCTTAACAAGCTAGAGGCATAATGATGTGGACACATTGCAAAACAGTCGCTGCAGCAAGTATATAGGCTAGTTGGATGGAGAAAAACCTGAAATATGTAAATGCTAATGATTTGGACTTTTTTTTAGCACCCTGTGTAGTAAAAGGGGCTACACTTTTATAACAATTATCAGTAGCACCCACTTGTTGCTGCGTTGTGTCAATGGAAAAGTTTCTATATCCCTGAAATCTCTTTATACTTTTGCCATTATATTTGCTTTTTTAGCTGCAAATACAATTTGTTCAACTTTATTTCCTGTTATGTAATGTCTAAGAAAGTCTACCAATCTCTTAGTATTTCAGTAACATGGGTGCCAATGTCTATAATCTAGTCATAAAGCTAAAACTCTTATATTTTTTAAGCAAACTATAGAGGTAGAAGGAGCTGTAGTATTTATATTTCAAAAGAAGGAAGCATGTTTTTCCTCATTATTTACAGTGACAATTTGAAAGCTCAACCAACCATAGCTTCACAAAGAGAAAGCATTATGTGTTACTATAATAGAGTCTTGAAATCACCAGCTGAAGTTAATGTACTCAAATTGTAGGTTGGCTGCAAAACCTGATGAACATATGTTTGCAACTTCATGCCTCATCTTCTTTGGTCCACACACAAGAACTCCAACACTTGATTCTTTCCTCTCACACAGGATTCCTGCAACCAAATTAGAACGTTAAATCATTTATGTCAGTCTAGAGATAGAGGTGACAAAATCAAAGTAACCCGTCTATCCCGCCCAAATATAAACAGGTCGAGTTATGATATGTTTGTTAACTTGACTCAACAGATTGCACCCGAAATGAACCATCGAACAACGGGTCAAAATAGTGTATCTTAACGGGTCAAAATGTGACACAACCATACAAAATAACATTTGGAGATTAGGAATTATATAAAGTTGAAAGAAGTTAAGCtaataatttcagaaaaatacACAAGCTTTaacattcttttcttttcttccaaaaagcaaaatataaaaaaaaaaatgagcGTTTGAATGTTAGGCAGGTGTTTTATGACCAGCTATTTGACCCATTTTGATTCAAACAAACTTTAGTCCTGGCTAGttcatgatctattgatttaatTTTTGGCCCGTACAAGTTTGATCTAACCTCCTCATTTGCCACCTTAGTTCTGAGTTGAAAGCAATAGGTTCAATTCAATGCATAGAACTCTGCCTCTAATCAATACACTGTTATATCTATATGTATCTTTGTCATTTTGGAAGCTCAACAGAAAATTAAGATGGCATATTTGCAAAGAACTTACTCTTTAAGTCTGGCCTTTCACCAAAATGAAGATTTTGGTGATTGTTGGAAACTCTCCATCTCCTATCTGCATTATAGAGCCAAGAATTTGGTGAGACCAATGGAGTTTCCCTTCCATGTtctgattttgtttgtcttggtTCAAATGCGACCTATAAAACGCAATAAGTAAGTGCGATTATATAAAGCAATTGGTGAATGCGACTTCTAAATAACACACTGGTTTTGACCCATTTCCAATCTCAGCTATATGGAGCTTTAGCTCATTCACTGGTCTTGTTACATAAGCCTCAACTTAAAGATTCAGTTTTGAGACAAAGAAATATTAAATTAAAGAAAGTTCGATAGAGAAATATATGTTCAAAATAATGAAAAACGAAATCAAATAAGTTGGTTGAAAAGAGATTTGTGTCAAACATAAAATAATATGAAGCAGTAACACCTCGTATTAACTAGTAATAGGTGGAATTGGAGTTGTAACTAATGATCATATCTGTACATCGTATCACTTAGATGCAAGGTTAAATCCTACCAATTGCGCCTTAATATCATATTGATTGAGATTGGCTAATATGAATCATTGTATTCATTTCGTCTTGTTCAcgtaatttaatattttaaaaaatgattgTAATTCcgttattttttttacttttattgtaAATCTATATCTTCTCGATCTAAGTTTGGAGGTCATGATGCTTTGCTTACGTAGGTGGATACATGGAGTTTCAACTTTCAACAACAAAAAACGAAAAAGCGAGTATCAACTTTCAACAACAAAAAACGAAAAATCACATAACACATTTTATTAAAAAAAGCAACTCATGAATTCATAACACAACTCTAGTCTAAAAGAAATTACTTTGATTTGTGATATTTTGGCATACGTCTTGAAAAATTTGAGTTGAATCGGCAAAAACAAATTgttaaaagtcaaacttgacaAAAGAAAATTAGTGAAATCGGCAGAGAAAATATCAAGAACAATCCCTTGTGTTTGGGGTgggtttaaactttaaaatgatatttcaaaatatatttcGGAGCAATTTTGGCCCTCTAAATTTGCAAAACTGAGCACATTTAGTCTCAATCAAATATTTAGCAAACTCTAGCTGTTAGATTTAATGAAACATGTATTAAAAGGATTTAACTAGAAATACCAAGAAAGTCCcatcaaattttataaaattgcacCGCAAAAAATGACACTACACACCAAAAAGACATAAAAGTACTCCCtccatttttaattatataatgcACTTTTCTTGTTAGttcgtttaaaaaagaatgataaatttttatattttaaaattatttaattttaaattttttattttacttattttacctttaatgagaaacttttgTAAACACATAATTGATATGATCCAATAACACCTTTATTCTTTATGTCTTTAAGAtcacaacttttaaaaatatttttccttaaattttgtGCCAAACAGAGGGGCAGTGGAAACTACACTTCAAAAAGCTACACCAGATTATTGAtatacaaaaataacaaaaactatAAAAACTGCACCACAAAAATGAGGTAATGTTTAATCCTTTTTTCACAAGTTCATAACTTtagcaataataacaacaacaaatataatATAATCTCATGCAGTGGGTTTTGGAAATGGTAGTgtctaggggtgtacataggtcgggttggttcagattttacaattaccaaatcaaaccaattgtatcgggttattaaatctaaagaccaaaccaaaccaataaaactcgggtttttcacTCTCGGAttttctcgggttttcgggttttttttccagtaaaatcttcgtagaacaaaatatataaattatgctcaaaatatttctttaatcctaataagatacaactatataaagtattttctaagaaaataatacgaaatatgagatgtgtcatgacattatcctaaaatattctacaataaagacaataaaattatgtaatatgaatattgctaattaaaaagccataataaaaataagcataatctaaaagtactaagttatgctaaaataggtagactaataagggagtattaattacatgattaaatgctaaagaaaaaataaaaataggttatgcatttttatctaaattattgcaaaacaaaaatagatattcaatacattctcgttcgtagtattgaattgaatgtcttttgttagcattagtattaatttgattttggtttgatcttttgttagcattatttaatttactaatattaatgactataaaacttattggaacattcaaaagttctaagtccaaccttgaaataataccttaaaagataaaattatgaaaaaatttaagaaatatttataaattacatcacaataagtatatttatatattaaatatatctaaaatttctatatatataatgtcgggttagtttggtttcggtttgactttctttagttaaaatcaaaccaaaccaattatggtcgggttttttccacaccaaaccaaatcaaatcaaaccatagTCGgggtttttttctcggtttgactcggattatcggattGGTGTAATTtgtcggttttctttgtacacccctatgcagaccttacccctagtTTGAAAAGGTAAAGTTGTTTCCGATAAATTTTAACAACTAAAGTTTATTAAATACTCGACGATGACCAAAAGTACTTACTTTTGACAAACTTAGGGATTAGAATTGCTTAAGAATATACTTAAGAGACTATTCTAAACCTATCCCGAACATAGGGACAACTTTTGTCATCTTCTCGAATTCGGTGATAACCAAAAGTGCCAATTCCCACTTCCGACTGTagtcagagagagagagagagagccgcTGTAACCAGCAAATTATTGGACTTTAGTATTGAGCTAAAACCCCTTAAAAAACCCAGCACAATTCCAAAACAGCAAATAATTGAGTGGGAAGAAAAGGGAAATGGATCCGGGAAGTTCCGGGTACAAGGACTATGTAGCGGGTCTAATGGCCGGTATTGCTATGGTTATTACTGGTCACCCTTTTGATACCGTCAAGGTAAATTCCTCCACAGAAATACCCATTTGCATTACTCAATTGATTTATGCAATTGAcatttaaccccccccccccttttcatTATTATCATTTATCGTATATATTTTTGGATAAATAATGCTCCT includes the following:
- the LOC107826996 gene encoding uncharacterized protein LOC107826996 isoform X2, with translation MLEEGSGSCRISNSDERREKNDSSLDGKRTVVLSDPQALRYSGKRITHEIQPFEHKVSADIVNSDASSKEVIGAQFSEGGGHQEASEDLRPTSSRLDLPKIRLRSLSPADDSSGGNKRSADRSEFYSRSWCVKGRDPLTSDDKDGVLDAAKMKSKLIDGEGSKNTTERLAADCISDLATSAVRCGENQRLNSDIELHMHSDEHRSNMLFRDIGRETLGCKSYLAGYGSSSSLLLKNDSLNKDSCHSGLLLSSSVLSSYKYQNAEVLSYSSVLDDTSYKRTQLMLGNHHYPHLNHSVDRWPSYLTSSSNLGPVGDQKLLDHSREYCSSRSISNKSSALPGSVTEPFSWTDLSRDMEHSRDYKTKVYFDDWKPSVPFQPSTFLSQIIPTPESLYDPIRDSIEQTSAAEKDLTADERETADRATAHQENVNTSSKEEKHPRSVNPRGQKRTQSKLEGPRHNYEIDNDFRRDGSVNYESGVLKHFRAALVEFVKELLKPTWHEGLLIRDAYKMIVKKSVDKVINSLQPDQIPDTTESIKQYLSVSKPKVAKLIEGYVEKYGKS
- the LOC107826996 gene encoding uncharacterized protein LOC107826996 isoform X1; the protein is MLSSVVAADPLINNSVPIPKSSVNVDEYAPSLLQIPLVPVFIASQYEEIEVEKEIKNGEENSEGLAPPDEENHKKDGTHILEPVGLEEHLRPGISTPKQSVANPGTTMLEEGSGSCRISNSDERREKNDSSLDGKRTVVLSDPQALRYSGKRITHEIQPFEHKVSADIVNSDASSKEVIGAQFSEGGGHQEASEDLRPTSSRLDLPKIRLRSLSPADDSSGGNKRSADRSEFYSRSWCVKGRDPLTSDDKDGVLDAAKMKSKLIDGEGSKNTTERLAADCISDLATSAVRCGENQRLNSDIELHMHSDEHRSNMLFRDIGRETLGCKSYLAGYGSSSSLLLKNDSLNKDSCHSGLLLSSSVLSSYKYQNAEVLSYSSVLDDTSYKRTQLMLGNHHYPHLNHSVDRWPSYLTSSSNLGPVGDQKLLDHSREYCSSRSISNKSSALPGSVTEPFSWTDLSRDMEHSRDYKTKVYFDDWKPSVPFQPSTFLSQIIPTPESLYDPIRDSIEQTSAAEKDLTADERETADRATAHQENVNTSSKEEKHPRSVNPRGQKRTQSKLEGPRHNYEIDNDFRRDGSVNYESGVLKHFRAALVEFVKELLKPTWHEGLLIRDAYKMIVKKSVDKVINSLQPDQIPDTTESIKQYLSVSKPKVAKLIEGYVEKYGKS